A genomic window from Streptomyces sp. MST-110588 includes:
- a CDS encoding NADH:flavin oxidoreductase/NADH oxidase: MSALFDPITLRSLTVPNRLWMAPMCQYSAAPEGPEQGVPTDWHFQHLAARAVGGTGLIITEVTAVSPEGRVSPYDLGLWNDTQTEAFRRITRFLKSQGTVPGIQIAHAGRKASTERTWVDRGSPLAPGVGHGWLPVGPSPLPFDERHTTPRELTTEEIAEIVGKFAAAARRALDAGYEVVEIHGAHGYLINQFLSPHTNRRTDEYGGSYENRTRFALEVVDAVRAVWPEELPVLFRISATDWLSENTQDEREGWTAEDTVRFAADLLDHGVDLLDTSTGGIAPNARIPAGPDYQVPFAERVKKEAGLAVGTVGLITEPRQAEKIIADGRADVVLIGRELLRDPYFARRAARELGVETAMPQPYHRAL, translated from the coding sequence GTGAGCGCACTGTTCGACCCGATCACCCTCCGGTCGCTGACCGTCCCGAACCGCCTGTGGATGGCCCCCATGTGCCAGTACTCGGCGGCACCCGAGGGACCCGAGCAGGGCGTCCCCACCGACTGGCACTTCCAGCACCTGGCCGCCCGGGCCGTCGGCGGCACCGGCCTGATCATCACGGAGGTGACCGCCGTCAGCCCCGAGGGCCGCGTCAGCCCGTACGACCTCGGACTGTGGAACGACACCCAGACGGAGGCGTTCCGGCGCATCACCCGCTTCCTGAAGTCCCAGGGCACCGTCCCGGGCATCCAGATCGCACACGCCGGCCGCAAGGCGTCGACCGAGCGGACCTGGGTGGACCGCGGCAGCCCGCTCGCCCCCGGCGTGGGTCACGGGTGGCTGCCGGTGGGCCCGAGCCCGCTGCCCTTCGACGAGCGGCACACCACGCCCCGGGAGCTGACCACCGAGGAGATCGCGGAGATCGTCGGGAAGTTCGCCGCCGCCGCCCGCAGGGCCCTGGACGCCGGCTACGAGGTGGTCGAGATCCACGGCGCCCACGGCTATCTGATCAACCAGTTCCTCTCCCCGCACACCAACCGGCGCACCGATGAGTACGGCGGCTCGTACGAGAACCGGACGCGCTTCGCGCTGGAGGTCGTGGACGCCGTACGGGCGGTGTGGCCCGAGGAACTGCCGGTCCTCTTCCGCATCTCCGCCACCGACTGGCTCTCGGAGAACACGCAGGACGAGCGCGAGGGCTGGACCGCCGAGGACACCGTGCGCTTCGCCGCGGACCTGCTCGACCACGGCGTGGACCTGCTGGACACCTCCACCGGCGGCATCGCGCCGAACGCCCGGATCCCGGCGGGGCCCGACTACCAGGTGCCGTTCGCCGAGCGGGTGAAGAAGGAGGCCGGGCTGGCGGTCGGCACCGTGGGGCTGATCACCGAGCCCCGGCAGGCGGAGAAGATCATCGCCGACGGGCGGGCGGACGTGGTGCTCATCGGCCGGGAGCTGCTGCGCGACCCGTACTTCGCCCGTCGCGCCGCCCGGGAGC
- a CDS encoding helix-turn-helix domain-containing protein — MPIPPTPPPAGSASRVLDHPEPADICLEGVLHALADPVRLRIVRRLAADGELSCAAIDLPVSKSTTTHHFRVLREHGVVSQIYQGTAKMNVLRRTDLDALFPGLIDSVLRAAELQERRGSGAAGRGPQGE; from the coding sequence GTGCCGATCCCCCCGACGCCGCCGCCCGCCGGGAGCGCCTCCCGCGTCCTGGACCACCCGGAGCCCGCCGACATCTGCCTGGAGGGCGTCCTGCACGCCCTCGCCGACCCGGTGCGGCTGCGGATCGTCCGCCGGCTCGCCGCCGACGGGGAACTCTCGTGCGCGGCCATCGACCTGCCCGTCAGCAAGTCGACGACCACCCACCACTTCCGGGTGCTGCGCGAGCACGGCGTGGTGAGCCAGATCTACCAGGGCACGGCGAAGATGAACGTGCTGCGCCGCACCGACCTCGACGCGCTCTTCCCCGGTCTGATCGACAGCGTGCTGCGCGCCGCGGAGCTCCAGGAGCGGCGGGGGAGCGGGGCCGCCGGACGCGGACCGCAAGGGGAGTGA